A window of the Streptomyces sp. JB150 genome harbors these coding sequences:
- a CDS encoding DAK2 domain-containing protein codes for MAQVPQTFFDALAVRTWCGLALTALGRAREEIDAINVYPVADGDTGTNLYLTVESAAAAVEAVFAGHEARAGQPEPPSLAEAVRAMAHGALIGARGNSGTILAQLLRGMAQVLAAADDTPHTDGPGLRLALRRAADSAREAVARPVEGTVLTVAAAAADAAEAAGETGGDCGAVARAAYDGARTALAATPRQLPVLERAGVVDAGGRGLVAVLGALVETFTGETPRGGPAPLSGVHARVGGAEGGEGGAGAVQLPPEEGAGEVPVCAEGGAEAVPVCAEGADGAEEDGPAFEVIYLLEADDTAVARLRRRLDALGDSLVVVGGDGLWNVHVHVDDAGAAVEAGVEAGRPYRIRITHFGVGDVHTARGERPPVQRTQRAVVAVVPGEGLAGLYADAGATTVLARPGEPPASGELLHAVRRAHAREVVLLPNDADLRHTAAAAAEQARAEGIRVALIPTRSAVQGIAALAVHEPERRFDEDVVAMTSAAGATRYAEVTVALEQSWTTAGICQAGDVLGLIDGDVAVIGADVTATARTVLDRMLAAGGELVTIVLGDEVPQSVADRLEARVREAYLAVDTVVYQGGRQGSLVLIGVE; via the coding sequence GTGGCGCAGGTGCCGCAGACATTCTTCGATGCTCTCGCGGTGCGCACCTGGTGCGGTCTCGCGCTCACGGCCCTCGGGCGGGCGCGCGAGGAGATCGACGCGATCAACGTGTACCCGGTGGCGGACGGCGACACGGGCACGAACCTGTATCTGACGGTGGAGTCGGCCGCCGCCGCGGTGGAGGCGGTGTTCGCCGGGCACGAGGCCCGAGCCGGGCAGCCCGAGCCGCCCTCGCTGGCTGAGGCGGTGCGCGCGATGGCGCACGGCGCGCTCATCGGGGCCCGCGGGAACTCCGGCACCATCCTCGCCCAGCTGCTGCGCGGCATGGCCCAGGTGCTCGCCGCCGCCGACGACACCCCGCACACCGACGGACCCGGCCTGCGGCTCGCCCTGCGCCGCGCCGCCGACTCCGCCCGCGAGGCCGTCGCCCGCCCCGTGGAGGGCACGGTGCTGACGGTCGCCGCGGCGGCGGCGGACGCGGCCGAGGCGGCCGGGGAGACCGGAGGGGACTGCGGGGCCGTCGCGCGGGCCGCCTACGACGGGGCGCGCACCGCCCTCGCCGCGACGCCGCGGCAACTGCCCGTGCTGGAGCGCGCCGGGGTGGTCGACGCCGGCGGGCGGGGCCTCGTCGCGGTGCTCGGGGCGCTGGTGGAGACGTTCACGGGGGAGACACCGCGCGGTGGGCCGGCCCCGCTGTCCGGGGTCCACGCGCGCGTGGGGGGCGCGGAAGGAGGGGAGGGCGGTGCGGGGGCGGTGCAGCTTCCTCCCGAGGAGGGTGCGGGGGAGGTGCCGGTGTGTGCCGAGGGTGGTGCGGAAGCCGTGCCGGTCTGTGCCGAGGGCGCGGACGGGGCGGAGGAGGACGGACCCGCCTTCGAGGTCATCTACCTCCTGGAGGCCGACGACACCGCCGTGGCCCGGCTGCGGCGGCGGCTGGACGCGCTCGGGGACTCCCTCGTCGTGGTCGGCGGCGACGGGCTGTGGAACGTGCATGTGCACGTGGACGATGCCGGGGCCGCCGTGGAGGCGGGCGTCGAGGCCGGACGGCCGTACCGGATCCGCATCACCCACTTCGGCGTGGGCGACGTGCACACCGCGCGCGGGGAGCGGCCGCCCGTGCAGCGGACCCAGCGCGCGGTGGTGGCCGTCGTGCCCGGCGAGGGCCTGGCCGGGCTCTACGCCGACGCCGGCGCGACCACCGTGCTCGCCCGCCCCGGGGAGCCGCCCGCCAGCGGGGAACTGCTGCACGCCGTACGACGGGCCCACGCGCGCGAGGTGGTGCTGCTGCCCAACGACGCCGACCTGCGCCACACCGCCGCCGCGGCGGCCGAGCAGGCCCGCGCGGAGGGCATCCGCGTCGCCCTCATCCCCACCCGCTCCGCCGTCCAGGGCATCGCGGCCCTCGCGGTCCACGAGCCGGAGCGCCGCTTCGACGAGGACGTCGTCGCGATGACCTCGGCGGCGGGCGCCACCCGCTACGCCGAGGTCACCGTCGCCCTGGAGCAGTCCTGGACCACCGCGGGCATCTGCCAGGCCGGCGATGTCCTCGGGCTCATCGACGGCGACGTGGCCGTCATCGGCGCCGACGTCACCGCCACCGCCCGGACCGTCCTCGACCGCATGCTCGCGGCCGGCGGCGAGCTGGTCACCATCGTCCTCGGCGACGAGGTCCCGCAGTCGGTCGCCGACCGGCTGGAGGCCCGCGTCCGCGAGGCGTACCTCGCGGTGGACACGGTGGTGTACCAGGGCGGGCGGCAGGGGTCGCTCGTGCTGATCGGGGTGGAGTGA
- a CDS encoding HSP90 family protein, whose product MDSQTSQSSQASEAPSSPHTFQVDLRGLVDLLSHHLYSSPKVYLRELLQNAVDAITARRAEQPDAPARVRLVAQDGTLRVEDSGVGLTESDVHSLLATIGRSSKRADGLREARADFLGQFGIGLLACFLVAERIRVVSRSARTPDARPVEWTASDDGSYTVRTLPDEARPEPGTTVHLTARAGAAEWLSARRVRELARDFGALLPYDVRVGEEAVTDLPAPWDRPYPSPAARRVALARHCHEQFGFTPLDSIDLDVPLAGIRGVAYVLPAAVSPAQRARHRVHLKGMLLTERAEQLLPDWAFFVRCVLDTDSLRPTASREALYEDETLAAVREALGERIRSWLTGLAAGDPERLTAFLAVHHLGVKSLARHDREMLRTMLPWLPFETTDGQLSLEEFAQRHPVVHYTRTVEEFRQVAPIASAQGIGVVNGGYTYDSDLVEALPAVRPGTVVAELDAETVTAHLDSVDPGEELALADFLAAARAALDPLGCDVVLRSFHPLSVPALHLDDRAARHEQARAQAEEQADELWAGILGSLRGGAPRARLVLNHLNPLIRRISSLPDRELIGTATESLYGQALLMAQRPLRPADSALLNRAFIGLLEWATHREDEH is encoded by the coding sequence ATGGACTCCCAGACCTCACAGTCATCACAGGCATCCGAGGCACCCTCTTCGCCTCATACGTTCCAGGTCGACCTGCGTGGTCTGGTGGACCTGCTCTCCCATCACCTCTACTCCAGTCCCAAGGTCTACCTGCGGGAACTGCTCCAGAACGCGGTCGACGCGATCACCGCGCGGCGCGCCGAGCAGCCCGACGCCCCGGCCCGGGTGCGGCTCGTCGCGCAGGACGGCACGTTGCGGGTGGAGGACTCCGGGGTCGGGCTCACCGAGTCCGACGTGCACAGCCTGCTGGCGACGATCGGCCGCAGCTCCAAGCGGGCCGACGGGCTGCGGGAGGCGCGCGCGGACTTCCTCGGGCAGTTCGGCATCGGCCTGCTGGCCTGTTTCCTGGTCGCCGAGCGGATCCGGGTCGTCAGCCGCAGCGCCCGTACGCCGGACGCCCGACCGGTGGAGTGGACGGCATCCGACGACGGCTCGTACACCGTGCGCACCCTGCCGGACGAGGCCCGGCCCGAGCCGGGCACCACCGTGCACCTGACCGCGCGGGCCGGTGCCGCGGAGTGGCTGTCCGCGCGGCGGGTGCGGGAACTGGCCCGCGACTTCGGCGCGCTGCTGCCGTACGACGTACGGGTCGGCGAGGAGGCGGTCACCGACCTGCCCGCGCCCTGGGACCGGCCGTACCCCTCCCCCGCCGCCCGCCGGGTGGCGCTCGCGCGCCACTGCCATGAGCAGTTCGGGTTCACGCCGCTGGACTCCATCGACCTGGACGTGCCGCTGGCGGGCATACGCGGGGTCGCGTACGTCCTGCCCGCCGCGGTCAGCCCCGCCCAGCGCGCCCGGCACCGGGTGCACCTGAAGGGGATGCTGCTGACCGAGCGGGCCGAGCAGCTGCTGCCCGACTGGGCGTTCTTCGTGCGCTGTGTCCTCGACACCGACAGCCTGCGGCCCACCGCCTCGCGGGAGGCGCTGTACGAGGACGAGACCCTGGCCGCCGTACGGGAGGCGCTGGGCGAGCGGATCCGCTCCTGGCTGACCGGGCTCGCGGCGGGCGATCCGGAGCGGCTGACGGCGTTCCTGGCCGTGCACCACCTGGGCGTGAAGTCGCTCGCGCGGCACGACCGGGAGATGCTGCGGACGATGCTGCCGTGGCTGCCGTTCGAGACGACCGACGGGCAGCTGTCCCTGGAGGAGTTCGCACAGCGGCACCCGGTGGTGCACTACACGCGGACCGTGGAGGAGTTCCGGCAGGTCGCCCCGATCGCGTCCGCGCAGGGCATCGGCGTCGTCAACGGCGGTTACACGTACGACAGCGACCTGGTCGAGGCGCTGCCGGCGGTCCGTCCGGGGACGGTCGTCGCCGAGCTGGACGCGGAGACGGTGACCGCGCACCTGGACTCCGTCGACCCGGGTGAGGAGCTGGCCCTGGCCGACTTCCTGGCCGCCGCGCGGGCCGCCCTCGACCCGCTGGGCTGCGATGTCGTCCTGCGCTCCTTCCACCCGCTGTCCGTGCCCGCGCTGCATCTCGACGACCGCGCGGCGCGGCACGAGCAGGCCCGCGCGCAGGCCGAGGAGCAGGCCGACGAGCTGTGGGCGGGCATCCTCGGGTCGCTGCGCGGCGGCGCTCCGCGCGCGCGGCTGGTGCTGAACCATCTCAATCCGCTGATCCGGAGGATCAGTTCGCTGCCCGACCGGGAGCTGATCGGCACGGCCACGGAGTCCCTGTACGGCCAGGCCCTGCTGATGGCGCAGCGCCCGCTGCGGCCCGCCGACTCGGCGCTGCTGAACCGGGCCTTCATCGGCCTTCTGGAGTGGGCCACTCACCGCGAGGACGAGCACTGA
- the thiD gene encoding bifunctional hydroxymethylpyrimidine kinase/phosphomethylpyrimidine kinase, translated as MNAPPRVLTVAGSDSGGGAGVQADLKTMLALGVHGMSVLTAVTAQNSLGVQGAWELPVEAVRAQYRSVVDDIGVQAVKTGMLASAELVETVAELIAGTDAPAVVDPVGVSKHGDALLAASALESVRTRLLPVATVATPNLDEVAQLTGVRVKSERQLRQAAEAVLAYGPRWVVIKGGHLSGEAVDLLTDGSEEHWLRAPRHDNRHTHGTGCTLASAIASHLARGLAVPEAVAAAKEYVTGAIAAGFALGGGIGPVDHGWALSRARGDAPSEA; from the coding sequence ATGAACGCGCCGCCCAGAGTGCTGACCGTGGCCGGCTCGGACTCCGGCGGCGGCGCCGGCGTCCAGGCCGACCTGAAGACGATGCTCGCGCTCGGCGTGCACGGCATGAGCGTGCTCACCGCGGTGACCGCGCAGAACTCGCTCGGTGTGCAGGGCGCGTGGGAACTTCCGGTGGAGGCGGTGCGGGCGCAGTACCGCAGTGTCGTGGACGACATCGGCGTCCAGGCGGTCAAGACCGGCATGCTCGCCTCGGCGGAACTGGTCGAGACGGTCGCCGAACTGATCGCCGGGACGGACGCGCCGGCCGTCGTCGACCCCGTCGGCGTCTCCAAGCACGGCGACGCGCTGCTGGCGGCCTCCGCGCTGGAGTCCGTCCGGACCAGGCTGCTGCCGGTCGCCACCGTCGCCACCCCGAACCTCGACGAGGTGGCCCAGCTCACCGGCGTCCGGGTGAAAAGCGAACGGCAGCTGCGGCAGGCCGCCGAGGCCGTCCTCGCGTACGGGCCGCGCTGGGTGGTGATCAAGGGCGGTCATCTGTCCGGCGAGGCCGTCGACCTGCTCACCGACGGCTCCGAAGAACACTGGCTGCGCGCCCCCCGGCACGACAACCGCCACACCCACGGCACCGGCTGCACCCTGGCCTCGGCGATCGCCTCGCACCTCGCGCGCGGTCTGGCCGTACCGGAGGCGGTCGCGGCGGCCAAGGAGTACGTCACCGGCGCCATCGCGGCCGGGTTCGCCCTCGGCGGCGGGATCGGCCCGGTGGACCACGGGTGGGCCCTCTCGCGGGCGCGCGGGGACGCGCCTTCCGAGGCGTAG
- a CDS encoding thiamine-phosphate kinase: MKGTVGELGEFGLIRELTSRLTTTPAVRVGPGDDAAVVAAPDRRVVASTDILVEGRHFRRDWSTAYDVGRKAAAQNLADIAAMGAVPTALLLGLVVPAELPVTWPSELMDGLRDECQVAGAAVVGGDVVRGETITVSITALGDLRNQEPVTRGGAQPGDLVAVTGWLGWSAAGYAVLSRGFRSPRAFVEAHRRPEPPYHAGPAAAALGATAMCDVSDGLIADLGHIAEASKVRIDIRSGAIDIPSQMNDIGQAVGVDPLQWVLTGGEDHAIVATFPPDVKLPARWKVIGEVQNPSALPQVTVDGAPWTSRGGWDHFGDMES, translated from the coding sequence ATGAAGGGCACTGTTGGTGAGCTCGGGGAGTTCGGGCTCATCAGGGAGCTCACCTCCCGTCTCACCACCACCCCGGCGGTGCGGGTCGGCCCCGGCGACGACGCCGCGGTGGTCGCCGCACCCGACCGCAGGGTCGTGGCCAGCACCGACATCCTCGTGGAGGGCCGGCACTTCCGCCGCGACTGGTCCACGGCGTACGACGTCGGCCGCAAGGCCGCCGCGCAGAACCTTGCGGACATCGCCGCCATGGGTGCCGTGCCGACCGCGCTGCTGCTCGGCCTGGTCGTGCCCGCCGAACTGCCGGTGACCTGGCCGAGCGAGCTGATGGACGGCCTGCGCGACGAATGCCAGGTCGCGGGCGCCGCGGTGGTCGGCGGGGACGTCGTACGCGGCGAGACCATCACCGTGTCGATCACCGCGCTCGGCGATCTGCGCAACCAGGAGCCGGTGACCCGGGGCGGCGCCCAGCCCGGCGACCTGGTCGCGGTGACCGGCTGGCTGGGCTGGTCCGCCGCCGGGTACGCGGTGCTCTCCCGCGGCTTCCGCTCGCCGCGCGCCTTCGTCGAGGCGCACCGGCGCCCCGAGCCGCCGTACCACGCGGGCCCGGCCGCCGCCGCGCTCGGCGCGACCGCGATGTGCGACGTCAGTGACGGGCTGATCGCCGACCTGGGGCACATCGCGGAGGCCAGCAAGGTCCGGATCGACATCCGCTCCGGTGCGATCGACATCCCCTCCCAGATGAACGACATCGGGCAGGCGGTCGGCGTGGACCCGCTGCAGTGGGTGCTGACCGGGGGAGAGGACCACGCGATCGTGGCGACCTTCCCGCCGGACGTGAAGCTGCCCGCCCGCTGGAAGGTCATCGGCGAGGTGCAGAACCCCTCCGCGCTGCCGCAGGTGACGGTGGACGGGGCGCCCTGGACCAGCAGGGGCGGCTGGGACCACTTCGGGGACATGGAGTCATGA
- the rpmB gene encoding 50S ribosomal protein L28, whose protein sequence is MAANCDVCGKGPGFGNNISHSHRRTSRRWNPNIQRVRTVVGGTPKRVNACTSCIKAGKVSR, encoded by the coding sequence GTGGCTGCCAACTGCGACGTCTGCGGCAAGGGGCCGGGCTTCGGCAACAACATCTCGCACTCGCACCGCCGTACGTCCCGCCGCTGGAACCCGAACATCCAGCGTGTGCGTACCGTGGTCGGCGGGACGCCGAAGCGCGTGAACGCTTGCACCTCGTGCATCAAGGCCGGCAAGGTCTCGCGCTGA
- a CDS encoding Lrp/AsnC ligand binding domain-containing protein has protein sequence MVQAYILIQTEVGKASTVAESISKIPGVVQAEDVTGPYDVIVRAQADTVDDLGRMVVAKVQQVEGITRTLTCPVVHL, from the coding sequence GTGGTACAGGCGTACATCCTGATCCAGACGGAGGTCGGCAAGGCGTCGACCGTCGCCGAGTCGATCAGCAAGATCCCTGGAGTCGTCCAGGCCGAGGACGTCACCGGACCGTACGACGTCATCGTGCGGGCGCAGGCCGACACGGTCGACGACCTCGGTCGCATGGTGGTCGCCAAGGTCCAGCAGGTGGAAGGCATCACGCGCACCCTGACCTGCCCGGTGGTCCATCTGTAG
- a CDS encoding tetratricopeptide repeat protein: protein MSEITDIDSLRRELAENAARPEGPARNARAEQLLAAAERLDVPLAVIEALRHQLTVYNYSSEKAKMFVPFARLLRMWDERPEDFDEEETHSLHWVFKWMTTGMLDQPHIPLASIEKWLAEMEQRYRLAGHSERAVRGAEFHVAAHIGDVPRAERAYAAWLAADRDAMADCHACELDGQGWWQAERGRDEEALRVWRPVLDGEFGCAHEPHAVLASSLLPLVRLGRLDEARAHHLRGLRLVRPMESMRGAYAEHVEFCALTGNEARGVELLAERPAYFTDDGQPRSRMEFLSVVALLMDRLTARGFGDRQVPGPAGRAWTARELAVHARGEALALAAQFDQRNGTSHVSEHIRARMAQPALLDRLPLGVRTPRSAPTSASAAAAAQPSVPPGPDGTASGLLCADGTASGLPGPDGTASGAGRAHAGADPAGNGGSGANLGGDGASPGRAGTASGAEPGIEALLAEARRLSDTLRPNAVEAWAAVARAAGAAPGVELDARDRAEIADHEAMALGPEGAALFERAAELYAEAGDPGEALAARARAAYVRALAGDVDAAVAAVAGLYDRVLALYAEDATGIRQTASVLMGRARILMRRVYEAQEPAGDGGAPGADDPVLTGAEAAVREVLALVDGHTGGDVRLASRAAEARAMLAELALRSGDPHAAAALFTRAAEEYVTAGLPWFAVEYEARLAQIAHQLGDMAEAERALRAALEHGGAQLEPVGRAQLRLQLAEVVGGRGRAEEAAEHALEAAHWADEAGESRTLGAWARQLLGGFLLRQGRWAEAAEVLESALPDLSAQTHGDGAVVQTLWWLGDCLSELEEHQAAAERRLRAAEIARHWPEQHDHATLAHLAAESLSHAGLPAAADQAYTRAGELWRTLGNVHGLVRSLRARAWLALRAEDGTGGADGSHGADSSGDTGRADDTGRADGSDSGSRADGARKLMAEALRECAAALAAAPDEEARQRLTAELGQTHRQFGDLLARSCAEDAEDGSIQAAFEAALDQMTEAVAVFAALGDDALHSRTGAELAAGWLEADLGRPAEAAARARTVLAAYAGQDDEAARARRAEAEQMLRVVGEQRPH from the coding sequence ATGAGCGAGATCACGGACATCGACTCCCTGCGCCGGGAGCTGGCCGAGAACGCGGCCCGCCCGGAGGGCCCGGCCCGCAACGCGCGCGCCGAGCAGCTGCTGGCTGCGGCGGAGCGGCTGGACGTGCCACTCGCGGTGATCGAGGCCCTGAGGCACCAGCTGACGGTCTACAACTACAGCTCCGAGAAGGCGAAGATGTTCGTCCCGTTCGCGCGGCTGCTGCGCATGTGGGACGAGCGTCCGGAGGACTTCGACGAGGAGGAGACCCACTCGCTGCACTGGGTCTTCAAGTGGATGACGACCGGCATGCTCGACCAGCCGCACATCCCGCTGGCCTCGATCGAGAAGTGGCTCGCCGAGATGGAGCAGCGCTACCGGCTGGCCGGGCACTCGGAGCGGGCGGTGCGCGGCGCCGAGTTCCATGTCGCCGCGCACATCGGGGACGTGCCCCGCGCGGAGCGCGCCTACGCCGCGTGGCTGGCCGCCGACCGCGACGCCATGGCCGACTGCCACGCGTGCGAGCTGGACGGGCAGGGCTGGTGGCAGGCGGAGCGCGGCCGGGACGAGGAGGCGCTGCGGGTCTGGCGGCCCGTCCTGGACGGCGAGTTCGGCTGCGCCCACGAGCCGCACGCGGTGCTCGCGTCCTCGCTGCTGCCGCTGGTGCGACTGGGCCGGCTGGACGAGGCGCGCGCCCACCATCTGCGGGGTTTGCGGCTGGTGCGGCCCATGGAGAGCATGCGCGGCGCGTACGCGGAGCACGTGGAGTTCTGCGCGCTGACCGGCAACGAGGCGCGCGGTGTGGAGCTGCTGGCGGAGCGGCCGGCGTACTTCACGGACGACGGGCAGCCGCGCAGCCGGATGGAGTTCCTGAGCGTGGTGGCGCTGCTGATGGACCGGCTGACCGCGCGGGGCTTCGGGGACCGGCAGGTGCCGGGGCCGGCGGGGCGGGCGTGGACGGCACGCGAACTCGCCGTCCACGCGCGCGGGGAGGCGCTGGCGCTGGCGGCGCAATTCGACCAGCGCAACGGCACGTCGCACGTCAGTGAGCACATCCGCGCGCGCATGGCTCAGCCCGCGCTGCTGGACCGGCTCCCGCTGGGCGTACGCACCCCGCGCTCGGCGCCCACCTCCGCGTCCGCCGCCGCGGCCGCACAACCCTCCGTACCGCCCGGCCCGGACGGCACCGCATCGGGCCTCCTCTGCGCGGACGGCACCGCATCCGGCCTGCCCGGCCCGGACGGCACCGCATCGGGCGCGGGCCGGGCGCACGCCGGCGCGGACCCGGCGGGCAACGGTGGCAGCGGGGCGAACCTCGGCGGGGACGGGGCGAGCCCCGGCCGGGCCGGTACGGCCTCCGGCGCGGAACCCGGCATCGAGGCGCTGCTCGCCGAGGCCCGCCGCCTGTCGGACACGCTCCGGCCGAACGCCGTCGAGGCGTGGGCGGCCGTCGCGCGCGCCGCCGGGGCCGCGCCGGGCGTCGAGCTGGACGCGCGCGACCGCGCGGAGATCGCCGACCACGAGGCGATGGCCCTCGGCCCGGAGGGCGCCGCCCTCTTCGAGCGGGCCGCCGAGCTGTACGCCGAGGCGGGCGACCCCGGCGAGGCCCTGGCCGCCCGCGCGCGTGCCGCCTACGTCCGCGCGCTCGCCGGTGACGTGGACGCGGCCGTCGCCGCCGTCGCCGGCCTCTACGACCGGGTGCTCGCGCTCTACGCGGAGGACGCCACCGGCATACGCCAGACCGCGTCGGTCCTGATGGGCCGGGCGCGGATCCTGATGCGGCGGGTGTACGAGGCGCAGGAGCCGGCCGGTGACGGCGGCGCGCCCGGCGCGGACGACCCGGTCCTGACCGGGGCCGAGGCCGCCGTCCGGGAGGTGCTGGCGCTGGTGGACGGGCACACCGGCGGTGACGTACGGCTGGCCTCGCGGGCGGCGGAGGCGCGGGCGATGCTCGCGGAGCTGGCGCTGCGCTCCGGGGACCCGCACGCGGCGGCGGCGCTGTTCACGCGGGCCGCCGAGGAGTACGTGACCGCGGGGCTGCCGTGGTTCGCGGTGGAGTACGAGGCCCGGCTCGCCCAGATCGCCCACCAGCTGGGCGACATGGCGGAGGCGGAGCGGGCGCTGCGCGCGGCCCTGGAGCACGGCGGGGCGCAGTTGGAGCCCGTGGGGCGGGCGCAGCTGCGTCTGCAGCTCGCCGAGGTGGTCGGCGGGCGGGGGCGGGCCGAGGAGGCCGCGGAGCACGCCCTGGAGGCGGCGCACTGGGCCGACGAGGCGGGCGAGAGCCGCACCCTCGGTGCCTGGGCGCGTCAGCTGCTCGGCGGGTTCCTGCTGCGGCAGGGGCGGTGGGCCGAGGCCGCCGAGGTACTGGAGTCGGCGCTGCCCGACCTGAGCGCGCAGACGCACGGCGACGGGGCGGTGGTGCAGACGCTGTGGTGGCTCGGCGACTGCCTGAGCGAGCTGGAGGAGCACCAGGCGGCCGCCGAACGCCGCCTCCGGGCCGCGGAGATCGCCCGGCACTGGCCCGAGCAGCACGATCACGCGACGCTCGCCCACCTGGCCGCCGAGTCCCTGAGCCACGCGGGCCTGCCGGCCGCGGCGGACCAGGCGTACACGCGCGCGGGCGAGCTGTGGCGCACCCTGGGCAACGTCCACGGCCTGGTCCGCTCACTGCGGGCCCGCGCGTGGCTGGCCCTGCGCGCGGAGGACGGCACGGGGGGCGCGGACGGCTCGCACGGCGCGGACAGCTCGGGCGACACGGGACGCGCGGACGACACCGGGCGCGCGGACGGCTCGGACAGCGGGAGCCGTGCGGACGGCGCGCGGAAGCTGATGGCGGAGGCCCTGCGCGAGTGCGCGGCGGCGCTGGCCGCGGCGCCCGACGAGGAGGCGCGGCAGCGGCTCACCGCGGAACTGGGTCAGACCCACCGCCAGTTCGGCGACCTGCTGGCCCGCTCGTGCGCCGAGGACGCCGAGGACGGCTCGATCCAGGCCGCGTTCGAGGCGGCCCTGGACCAGATGACGGAGGCCGTCGCGGTCTTCGCCGCCCTCGGTGACGACGCCCTGCACAGCCGTACCGGCGCCGAGCTCGCGGCCGGCTGGCTGGAGGCCGACCTGGGCCGCCCGGCCGAGGCCGCGGCCCGCGCGCGTACGGTGCTGGCCGCGTACGCCGGACAGGACGACGAGGCGGCCCGCGCCCGGCGGGCCGAGGCGGAGCAGATGCTGCGCGTGGTGGGCGAACAGCGGCCCCACTGA